The DNA window TTTTGATAGTGCATGTGTTAACTTCCCTGTCTATATCCAGATGAAATTACTGCGTCAGTAACCAGTGGTGAACAGAACATGTCCAGCCAGCAAATAACCATGTGGCTGCAGGGCCTGTTCCTGTTTGCAGCTGTATGGACTCTGGGTGGGACCATAACTGGTGACAGTCGTAAGAAGTTTGATGTATTCTATCGCAATCTGATCATGGGCATGGATGATGAGTACCCGCGGCCTAAGAGTATCAAACTCAAGAAGAACAACATCTTCCCTGAGAGAGGTCATACATTTTGAACAATTATTGTGTATACACACAATAATCATATCATTTCTAACATGAGTAATCCATAATGTGTTCTTACTTGTTTTGCAGGAACTGTCTATGACTACTACTTCCATAAGGATGGGCAAGGGCGGTGGAATGTGTGGACTGATTCAATCACAAATGAAGAGAACATGATCCCAGCTGGAGCCAATGTGAGTTATATCACAGGTTACTGCTGCTAAAGATGCCACTGTTAATATCCATGTCTTCTGAAACGACGTTTTTCACTACCAGGTGTCAGACCTCATCATCCCCACAATGGAGACAGCCCGTCAGCTTTTTTTCCTACGTACCTATCTGGCACATGAAATACCCACTCTGTTTGTAGGGCCCACTGGCACAGGCAAATCTGTCATCAACAAAAGCTTCTTGGTAACGCTCCCTAAGGAGCGCTACACACCAAACTGTATCAACTTCTCAGCCCGCACCTCAGCAAATCAGACCCAAGACATCATCATGGCCAAGCTGGACCGAAGAAGGAAGGGCGTGTTCGGACCTCCTATGGGAAAGAAGTGTGTCGTCTATGTTGGTAAAGACGGATGCACATACTTTATATTCTCATACTATTGTGTGGATAGTGAATTATTGATGTCACATATTAAGAAGTAtttaaaagtcatttatttCATGTACAAATTCATGGTTATTATCTCTTTTATGTAGATGATCTGAACATGCCTGCTAAGGAAATCTACGGTGCACAGCCCCCAATTGAGCTGCTAAGACAGTGGATAGACCACCACCACTGGTATGACAAGAAGGACACCTCCAGACTGAACATAGCAGATGTGCTGTTTATGTCTGCAATGGGGCCTCCTGGTGGTGGGAAGAATGACATTACAGGTATTGTTGaaattttattaatatttgtgACTTAATTTAAGAAAGCTGCACTTACAAGGCTTACTGTAACTGACAAAATCTTTGAAATGCTAGGCCGCTTCACCCGTCACTTGAATATCATCTTAATTGATTCCTTTGATGATGAAACACTGACCAAGATATTCAGCTCCATTACTGACTGGCACTTCAGCAAGGGGTTTGATGCCTCTTTCTACAGGTAACTTGTCAAATGTGTACTTTATTGTCATATAGTAGTAGAATGCTATAAATTATCTGTAGCAgaaagacatactgtattttgtctTATGTCCTAGGTTGGGCAAGATCATGGTCCAGGCCACTATGGCAGTCTATAAGGATACAATGGACAGCTTCCTCCCCACCCCATCTAAGTCTCACTACATCTTCAACCTGCGGGACTTTGCTCGAGTAATACGCGGTGTACTTCTCgctccacccacacacatgcaggtaAGCATGGgagcaaaaatgaaatatttaaatgaattgtTAATGCTCTAACATCTTTTCATTGTTTATGTTTGCCATTTATGTCAGGATGGAGACAAACTAATCCGCCTGTGGATCCATGAGATCTACCGTGTTTTCTGTGACCGGCTTATTGACAACGAGGACAAGGAGACATTCTTCAGCATCGTCAAGGAGAGAACCTCATTCTTCTTTAAGCAGAGTGTGGAAAAGGTACATGTTTGATTAGTGCAtatacagatgcacacacacactcaaaaatctTTTCACAGTTTATggcctctgtctgtctgtttgtataATATGTTATTTCAAAAACTCTGACTCTGAAATTTTGTGGAAAAAGcgaataaaaaagcaaaaagatcAGTTTAGTAGATTTGGGTGGAGATGTTTGTTCTTTAATAATTATTTCTGCATTAATATGGTAGTGGGAAAGTACCAATCTAAGAACAGCAAAGTCATCCACTAAACAGCCTTGCAGtcacaagctttttttttcagaaagtcagatctgcaacacaaacagtaaacaaactgttaaacaaGTTGCTGTTTTGTGTGGTGAAGTGTGGTCTAGATTTAGGACTGTAgctcctgtgttttatttctaattttttttctatttttgtgtaGCTCCTGAGCCATCTCAGCCCCGATGGCAAGGTAGCAGATGAGACCATTCGAAGCTTGTTCTTCGGTGACTATGCCAAGCCTGATTCTGACACTAAGGCCTACGATGAAATCACAGATTTGCATGCCTTGCAAGAAGTGATGGAATTCTATTTGGATGAGTACAACAGCTGCAGCAAGGCACCCATGTCCCTTGTAATGTTCAAGTTTGCCATTGAGCACATTTCCCGCATCTGCCGTGTACTGAAACAAGACAATGGCCACCTTCTACTTGTCGGCATTGGTGGCTCAGGGCGTCAGAGTGCCACAAAGCTGGGCACCTTCATCAATGATTATGTCCTGTTCCAGATTGAGCTGACGAAGAACTACAGCATGTCAGACTGGCGTGATGACCTGAAGCGGATAATGCTTAAAGCAGGCATTGAGGGCAAGAGCCTGGTGTTCCTGTTCAATGACAGCCAAATTAAAGATGAGGCCATGTTGGAAGACATCAACATGCTGCTGAACACTGGTGATGTGCCTAATATCTTTGCTGCAGATGAACGTGCTGACATCATTGAAAAAGCGCAGGGTATTGCCCGGATTGAAGGCAAAAAGATTGACGCAACTCCACTCTCAATGTACAACTTCTTCATTGACCGCGTGAAGGCCAACCTTCACATTGTGCTAGGTGGGCACCTTTACCTGACTTTTGTTCTTTTGTATGATTTATGTATCGCTAAGTAGTACTAATTGGGAATCATTATATTCAACAGCTATGAGTCCCATCGGTGATGCATTTAGGAATCGTCTTAGGATGTTCCCTTCCCTTATCAACTGCTGCACGATTGACTGGTTCCATGCGTGGCCAAATGATGCTCTGGAGATGGTAGCTCACAAGTTCCTAGAAGATGTGGAAATGGACAGTGACATCAGACTGGAGTAAGGGCATAAGAAAGAATGCAAGAAAGTAATTGTTCCAGCAGTATGACTATCATGACGAGCTCTGCATAGTAAGCCTAAAGTTTGTTGCTTCTTTTCTGTAATCTCAGGGTGGTTGAGATGTGCAAGACCTTCCAGACAAGTGTCAGGGAGATGTCTGAAAGGTATTTCTCTAGACTGAGGAGACACAACTATGTCACGCCCACCTCTTACCTTGAACTCATCCTCACCTTCAAGACTCTGCTCAATCTCAAGAGGAGTGAAGTGGATAATGTGCGGAACCGCTATATCGTTGGTCTCCAGAAACTGGAGTTTGCGGCATCTCAGGTGACAAGCAATAGTACCTTGAGTGTTGTTTCTCTGACCAAATGGATGATACTGGCACTTCCTCAGCTAAGTTCCTACTATGTTTACAGGTGTCAGTGATGCAGCAGGAGCTGACAGCCTTGCAGCCAGAGCTCATCCAGACCTCAGCTGAGACAGATAAGATGATGGTCAAGATAGAGAAGGAAACAGTGGAGGTGGACGCTAAGAAAGAACTAGTGTCTGCTGATGAGAAAGTCGCTAAtgaggcagcagctgcagcccaAGCCATTAAGGTACACGTATTTCAGGAGAAAAAATATCCATAATTTATGTAGagttcaaatcttttttttgaaaatatatcTTTCAATTGCTTTCTAGAAGTTATTTGCAGCATTTTGGTTTGCAGCCATTTACATACTTAGACACTGTGGTGTACTGGTTGTCTTTTTAGGATGAGTGTGAGGGAGACCTGGCAGAGGCAATGCCTGCATTAGAGGCTGCTCTTTCAGCCCTGGACACCTTGAAACCTTCAGACATTACAGTAGTTAAATCTATGCAGAACCCACCTGGTCTTGTCAAACTAGTGATGGAGTCCATCTGTGTCATGAAGGgcatcaaacctgagagaaagCCGGATCCTAGTGGTTCAGGTAAGATGATAGCTTTGACAGAATTATATTTATATGGCATCAATTTCAATGACAAAGGTTTATATCATagcttttaaacacacaaatatttagctcaatataaaatatgattacaGTATTACGTTTTCAAATAATGAAGTGTTTATATTGCAGGCAAGATGGTTGAGGACTTCTGGGGTCCCTCTAAGAAGCTCCTTGGAGACCTGAAGTTTTTGGAAAACCTCAAATCCTATGACAAGGACAACATACCTGCCCCATACATCAAGAAAATCAGAGATAAGTTCATCGACAACCCTGAATTCCAGCCCTCtgttattaaaaatgtctcCTCAGCTTGTGAGGGTCTCTGCAAATGGGTGCGGGCAATGGAAGTGTATGAACGAGTAGCCAAAGTCGTAGCCCCCAAGAAGGAGAGACTGAAGCTGGCTGAGGATGAGCTAGGTGTACAGATGGAAATGTTGGCTGTGAAGAGAGGTGAGCTGAAAGAAGTCGAGGACAGACTGCAGAGCCTGAATGATGACTTGGAGGCCATGATTAACAAGAAAAAAGAGCTGGAGAGCAACATTGAATTGTGCTCTCAGAAGCTGATCAGGGCAGAGAAGCTGATAGGAGGACTGGGTGGAGAGAAGGACAGGTGGACAGAGGCTGCGAGGCAACTAGGGATTAGGTATATCAAAATTATTTGTAGATATATTTCattgtacatatacagtatttcatttcagtaattATTGTCTGATGATTAtattaatgatgataatgagtGGAATGTGTTTGAAATAAGTGATGGTATGTGTTGTGGTGTACTTGAGGTTTAATATTAATTAGATTAGCACTCTATTTTCCCTCTGCAGATACACCAACCTGACAGGTGACATACTCCTCTCCTCTGGAACTGTGTCTTACCTTGGGGCATTTACAGTAGATTACCGTGTAGAGTGCCAGGAACAATGGCACATCCTGTGCCAGGAGAAGAAAATACCTTGTTCTGAGGACTTAACCCTCACTAACACTCTGGGTAACCAAGTGGCCATCAGGGCATGGCAGATTGCTGGGCTGCCAGTAGACTCCTTCTCCACAGACAATGGCATCATTGTATTTAACTCTCGTCGTTGGCCCCTTATGATTGACCCTCAGGGTCAAGCCAACAAGTGGATCAAAAACATGGAGAAGGCTAATAAGCTTGCTGTCATCAAAATGTCTGATGGTAACTATGTGAGAATCTTGGAGAATTCCATCCAGTTTGGGACCCCAGTTCTCCTGGAGAATGTTGGAGAGGAGCTTGATCCCGTACTTGAGCCTGTGTTGCTGAAGCAGACCTTCAAACAGCAGGGCGTAGAGTATATGAAAATAGGGGAGAATATTGTGGAATATTCTAAAGACTTTTTATTCTACATGACCACCGGGCTGAGGAACCCTCACTACCTCCCAGAGGTGGCTGTCAAAGTCTGTCTGCTGAACTTTATGATCACACCACAAGGCCTACAGGACCAGCTTTTAGGGCTTGTAGCAGCCAAAGAAAAACCTGAGctagaagaaaagaagaaccAGCTCATTCTGGAGAGTGCTGCGAACAACAAGCAGCTGAAGGAAATTGAAGATAAGATCTTACAAGTGCTCTCCTCCTCTGAGGGAAACATCCTAGAGGATGAAACAGCTATTAAAATCTTGTCATCCTCCAAAATCCTCTCTGAGGAGATCTCGGAGAAGCAGAAAATCGCCAGCGtcacagagaaagagattgaTGACACTCGTATGGGCTACCGTCCTGTTGCTGAGCATTcctccattttgtttttctgcatctcAGAACTGGCCAACATTGAACCTATGTACCAATACTCCCTCACCTGGTTCATCAACCTTTACCTGTGTTCCATCGCCCAGAGCTTGAAGAGTGATGATTTGGCTGAGAGAATCGACAACATTTTGGAGCACTTTACCCTCAGCATATACAATAATGTGTGTCGCTCACTTTTTGAGAAGGATAAGCTTCTCTTTTCCCTGCTGCTCACAGTTGGCATCATGCAGGGTAAGGGTCAGGTTGATGACCAAGTCTGGCGCTTCCTCCTCACAGGTGGCATTGCATTGGATAACCCTTACCCCAACCCGGCTCCAGAGTGGCTGTCTGAGAAGTCTTGGTCGGAGATTGTTAGGGCGTCCAAACTTCCAAACTTGGATGATTTCTTTGAACATGTCCAAGACAATATTCCCAAATGGAAGAAGCTCTATGATTCAGGAAAGCCACATAAGGACCAGTTGCCTGACCGGTGGAGTAACTTGGTGGGGATGGACCGAATGATAGTGATAAGATGCTTCAGGCCAGATAAACTGGTTCCGGCAGTGCAGGATTTCATAGTGGATAACATGGGGCAGGCTTACATTGAACCGCCCACTTTTGACCTGGCGGGGAGTTACAAAGACTCCAactgctgctctcctctcatcttTGTGTTGTCACCAGGATCTGATCCAACTGCAGGTGATTAATCAAAGACATCATATCCCCACACTACTTATTACAGAAGCCAAGAAAGGCTCTGcttacaattattttttttaatgccaccTCAAGAtcatgaattaattattttgttatctcGAGAAAATGAGATAATCAATGCATGTCATTCCTCCATGCATTGTCCATTATGTTGAACCAATGCTACATCTATAATAGTGCACTCATAATACTTATTCCAAAATTGATGTCACAAAAGAGCACTCATGGAAGAAGTTTGAAGAGATACGCACTCAGCGGTGGCACATCTCACTAACTTCACTCTCCTAGCCAGAGGTCAGACTACATAGCAGAATCCCTGATGCTAACAAAATACTTAGATTAATGTGTGTCTCCATGAAAAAATAATATgcattgttatattttcattattattattgaggtcTAAATTGTTAGTGGTGTAAATGGAACCATTATGATAGCTGATGGAGTACACTATGTGGTGAACTGTTAAggttatgtttatttatttaatatccTGAGGTTTTGAATTATTGTTCACATTAAATGGATGACTCATTTAGGCATCCTTTCTTCTGTTGTCAAGTAGACACAGCATACCCATGTATGGATATGGCTTGAAAATAAATAGTGTTAGACATCCAAGAAAATATGACCCCTCACCCTGGTAGTCCAAACAGTAGAAAGGTCAGACCTTTGGTTTTCTTGTGATGACAGGTCGATTATCTTGTTATCTCAAGATAACAAAGCTCATTATCCCAAGATACCGAAATAATTAACTCATGATCTCGAGATAAcggcataaaaaaaaattcaagcaTGGCCATTCTTGGCtgccttattttatttttgggtGCCACAAAAACATGATCCAGTATTGCATTGCTTCTACAGGTCTGCTAAAGTTTGCTGATGACCTAGAAATGGGGGGCAGTAAGATCCAAACCATTTCCCTCGGGCAGGGGCAGGGACCAATAGCAGCTCAGATGATCAACAGAGCCATCAAAGAGGGCACCTGGGTGGTACTGCAGAACTGCCACCTGGCCACCAGCTGGATGCCCACCCTTGAGAGGATCTGTGAGGAAACCATCACTCCAGAGACTGCACACGCTAGCTTTAGGTAATAGACAAGCACTTACTGAGCTCCACTAAAACACGTTCTTACATGAGAAACATGAATAAGGCATTTAACTTTACTCTTCTTTCCAGGCTGTGGTTAACCAGTTATCCATCTGACAAGTTTCCAGTCAGCATCCTACAGAATGGGCTGAAGATGACTAATGAGCCGCCTAAAGGAATAAGAGCCAACTTGATGCGCTCCTACCTGAGTCACCCCATCTCTGATCCTGCCTTCTTCAGCAGCTCCAAGAAACAGGTCATTTGGCAGAAGCTCCTGTTTGGTCTCACCTTCTTCCACGCACTCGTGCAGGAAAGGAGGAATTTTGGACCTCTGGGTGAGATATATAATAAACTGTAGTTCTTATCTGCTAtttttgtaaaactttttttcatactagatcatttgaatttaaaaaaatgctgttgttcttgtttttcattctcattcactcattctttAGGTTGGAACATTCCCTATGAGTTTAATGAGTCTGATCTCAGGATCAGCATGAGACAGATCCAGATGTTCCTGGATGAGTATGATGAGGTTCCACTGGAGGCCCTCACATATCTTACAGGTGGGGGTTTCAGAAATGTTAACTCAACAGGGAGTCAATTTACACCACTTAAATTCACAGCAAGGTGGTTTTCTAACTATGTAGGTCACCCCTAATATAAGCTGATATAACCTGCCACATAACCCAAGTTTATGTTGTGTTTGGTCCTTTTAGGGTCTaagaaattaaaacataacaCAATATTATCAGTATTTATTAGATTACTCAGAATATTCTTGTGGTAGGGGTCATGGTGATGTGTAACTGTGATGTCCTCAGTCCTCATTCTCTCTCTACATAAAAAATGGactgtatgtttatattaaCATGATCCAACATTTTACCAAAACCTCTCAATACACACCACAAAAATGAATTTCCCTATGCTTGTTTTTGGATGATCCCTCATATTCTCTTCTCAGGTGAGTGCAACTATGGTGGCAGGGTGACAGATGACAAAGACAGGCGTCTGCTGCTGTCTCTCCTGTCCATCTTCTACAGTTGGGAGGTCATAGAGCAGGAGTGCTGTCACCTGTGTGAGGGAGATCTGTATTATATCCCAGCTCATGGCCCATATCAGGTAGTGTCAAAGCTTTGGTCCAGTCAATTCCTAATTAACACTACACCGTAAGACTTCCATATTGTGGCATAAGTGGCTTATAGCCCAAGTAAACACTtgctttcatttaaaataaacaccaCAGCAGCTGATTTCACTGTTTAGCCAGAGTATGATTAGTCAATTTAATCACAGAgtgtaataattataataatccaGATAATCTTGGGTCTCGAAGCACAATGTTGAAGATTATAATTACAAGGTGCTTGTGTTGTAATTTTAtctcaaattgttttctttattccaGACATATGTCAGCTACATTCGCAGTCTACCAATTTGTGCTGATCCTTGCGTATTCGGACTTCATAGCAATGCTGACATAACAAAAGATAATCAAGAGACCAATCAGCTCCTGGATGGGGTGCTGCTGACTCTGCCCAGGCAGACAGGAGGCGGGGCTAAGTCTCCTCAGGTTTGCACTGTCGTCTGAAGCAATTAGACTTTAATTTTACAGTTTCAGCTTCTGTTTATCCCTCTAAGGAAACATTATAGGCTTGAAACTTGTGGTCTTAAATGCAAACTtgtcttctgtttttattgtaggAAGTGGTGGACGAGCTTGCAGAGGACATCCTCTCCAAGCTGCCACCAGACTTTGATTTACAAATGGTGATGGATAAATACCCAGTCATGTATGAGGAGTCTATGAATACTGTTTTGAGGCAGGAAATAATCCGCTTTAACAGGTAATAACAAATATTCAAGTTGGCAAAGACCAACTTTAAGTATGAGTAACTCATGTTCAttaatatttctatattaaaaaagatttataattcatatttttacttATCTCCCCTCTTGTCAGACTCACACATGTGGTGCGTGCCAGCTTGGTAAACACCCGCAAAGCTTTGAAGGGTCAGATCGTTATGTCGGCTGAACTTGAGAACGTCTTCAACAGTATAATGGTGGGCAAGGTGCCAGCTATGTGGGCAGCCAAGTCGTACCCATCTCTCAAGCCAATGGGGAGCTACGTGACTGACCTCTTAGCCAGGCTGCAGTTCCTGCAAGTAAGAATTATAATTATGATTGTGACACAAACCTTGGCAAAATGAAAGGAATATATGGAAGGGAATATGACGAGAACAGAATACATAACAAGtagtgtatgttttttttatatgcttAAAACTGTTTTGACAGGATTGGATAGATAACGGCCCACCTACAGTCTTCTGGCTCTCTGGCTTCTACTTCACCCAGTCATTTCTTACTGGAGTGTCACAAAATTTTGCCAGGAAGTACACCATCCCTATAGACTACATTGGCTTTGAATTTGAGGCATGTACTTCTAACCTTCCTCAGTGGTTTTACTAACCTCTAAAGAGTATTAATCGTATTAAGTCATTTTGTGTTGTGGATATTCATACTCTTAGTTGTGTTCCAGGTAACTAAAGAAGAGAATCATATGGATGAGAAGCCGGAAGATGGAGCTTATGTTAGGGGCCTTTTCATGGAGGGGGCACGCTGGGACAGGGAGAACATGGTCATTGGAGAGTCCCTCCCCAAGATCCTCTTTGACTCTTTGCCCATCATCAAGCTCAAACCTGGAG is part of the Thunnus albacares chromosome 19, fThuAlb1.1, whole genome shotgun sequence genome and encodes:
- the dnah3 gene encoding dynein axonemal heavy chain 3 isoform X1, producing the protein MDRLKQSSVFLSELQMEDDSIYNMSQSRGYPVPPPLPKTCNAEPSELYQIVLRHSHYPPILQSNSWTLAVPFKEQHHHRTPSESIGNNYRPQAQDLKINKLQHRRQTFRQSLAKPAGPSPTPPGRRQAITLRRRDISSCASVSPQPKSRPRNRPTPSSRPMSPKEQLDIIHSKEEKMRATQNEPTEKDLERYMYYITTGVPTSVLAPQPCQQMMNIMCLLPPNTEDCSKDIQIMRANMEEEVKRDYNFSLKKSIVDYILMDLSERQRLSISSIPVPFPRRVIRAPVPWAATYREAQTWQSQHLFTVSHIMVLLQDVWLNSFSSLRFVQLEDLFSTSLPLLPSEFEEFVQRQCQAIRDELVQKWLPHCALLFDNFEDLWLHLIPESEEVAPVGIQEFFNCVAALMSLQLRSLVIESLQDLLYFFTIHEEGNDFGEVFDEMKYVQSQVLLVKLQENEPHIDFSPSLQECWELIHGAFMEIIKSADELPRVECYLFPDIENLYLRTVGPDESLVANIISKAKDIFHKNTVGPEKYLKVYQKYSNLLDNTAKQDIIAFLKEKHSLEGFTKKIESINHLWKEIASLHVTVPLSMFCLYAGELNDDLCDHAEKLKDQIIMFEVEENRELNQRICQKYEEITNTIRGTPETTEELVALNQYIKQTSEVTIHKLLDEIDEATYRLSFLLDYATLPSDDLRLNSRVFQWPNDILIELDDSKTRLATMREQAEDYLQTRITDFEQRLQDVDKDIQAFKKKEMMGIEEMKTNVGNLAQITANLEDAVTELEDINKEQTLLEKGQSQFPMLQTLLADKQPYDQLWNTALNFQSMSEVWLNGPFLHLDAEKISDELDIMWRTMHKLTKSLSNLPGPCRVAKSFKSKIDQFKQHLPILTTICNPGIKDRHWEKISRIVGFEVKPDVNSSLLNMLDLGLSKFSDKLEDIGASASKEYSLEKSMEKMKNEWTELRFSFTPYRDTDTNIVSAVDDIQVLLDDHIIKVQTMRGSPFIKPIETECKQWEDKLVSMQDILDSMLKCQATWLYLEPIFSSEDIIAQMPEEGRKFAIVDSYWKDIIAKAVKDTRVLVATGQPNMLERLQESNVFLDDIQKGLNTYLEKKRLYFPRFFFLSNDELLEILSQTKDPLCVQPHLKKCFEGIAKLEFTEDMAIIGMISSEKETVPFTEKIYPAQAKGMVEKWLLQVENLMLKSVQHVIHQGVIQYAELPRKKWVLQWPGQVVICASSIFWTSEVSEAIQTNSLPAYVEQCNAQISDIVELVRGKLPGGARMTLGALTVIDVHARDVVAKLAEDRISSLNDFAWISQLRYFWEGGDVMLRMITTCLKYGYEYLGNSPRLVITPLTDRCYRTLMGALKLNLGGAPEGPAGTGKTETTKDLAKALAKQCVVFNCSDGLDYKAMSKFFKGLAQSGAWACFDEFNRIEVEVLSVVAQQILCIQQAIAKNLKTFLFEGTELSLNPTCSVFITMNPGYAGRAELPDNLKALFRTVAMMVPDYGLIGEISLYSMGFIESRSLAQKIVATYRLCSEQLSSQHHYDYGMRAVKSVLTAAGNLKLNYPEENESVLLLRALMDVNMAKFLAQDVPLFQGIISDLFPGVVLPKPDYDLLLKALNDNIAKLNLQPVPWFIGKIIQVYEMMLVRHGFMIVGDPLGGKTSAYKVLAAALGDLYKAKLMEEFAVNYCIINPKAITMGQLYGCFDPVSHEWSDGVLATSFRDQAISTSENRQWIIFDGPIDAVWIENMNTVLDDNKKLCLMSGEIIQMSAKMSLIFEPADLEQASPATVSRCGMIYMEPQQLGWSPLRDSYMNTLPESLSTEHRELIMDLFDWLVQPCLDFIDTECRFVVQTSPIHLAYSLMKLYSCLMDEITASVTSGEQNMSSQQITMWLQGLFLFAAVWTLGGTITGDSRKKFDVFYRNLIMGMDDEYPRPKSIKLKKNNIFPERGTVYDYYFHKDGQGRWNVWTDSITNEENMIPAGANVSDLIIPTMETARQLFFLRTYLAHEIPTLFVGPTGTGKSVINKSFLVTLPKERYTPNCINFSARTSANQTQDIIMAKLDRRRKGVFGPPMGKKCVVYVDDLNMPAKEIYGAQPPIELLRQWIDHHHWYDKKDTSRLNIADVLFMSAMGPPGGGKNDITGRFTRHLNIILIDSFDDETLTKIFSSITDWHFSKGFDASFYRLGKIMVQATMAVYKDTMDSFLPTPSKSHYIFNLRDFARVIRGVLLAPPTHMQDGDKLIRLWIHEIYRVFCDRLIDNEDKETFFSIVKERTSFFFKQSVEKLLSHLSPDGKVADETIRSLFFGDYAKPDSDTKAYDEITDLHALQEVMEFYLDEYNSCSKAPMSLVMFKFAIEHISRICRVLKQDNGHLLLVGIGGSGRQSATKLGTFINDYVLFQIELTKNYSMSDWRDDLKRIMLKAGIEGKSLVFLFNDSQIKDEAMLEDINMLLNTGDVPNIFAADERADIIEKAQGIARIEGKKIDATPLSMYNFFIDRVKANLHIVLAMSPIGDAFRNRLRMFPSLINCCTIDWFHAWPNDALEMVAHKFLEDVEMDSDIRLEVVEMCKTFQTSVREMSERYFSRLRRHNYVTPTSYLELILTFKTLLNLKRSEVDNVRNRYIVGLQKLEFAASQVSVMQQELTALQPELIQTSAETDKMMVKIEKETVEVDAKKELVSADEKVANEAAAAAQAIKDECEGDLAEAMPALEAALSALDTLKPSDITVVKSMQNPPGLVKLVMESICVMKGIKPERKPDPSGSGKMVEDFWGPSKKLLGDLKFLENLKSYDKDNIPAPYIKKIRDKFIDNPEFQPSVIKNVSSACEGLCKWVRAMEVYERVAKVVAPKKERLKLAEDELGVQMEMLAVKRGELKEVEDRLQSLNDDLEAMINKKKELESNIELCSQKLIRAEKLIGGLGGEKDRWTEAARQLGIRYTNLTGDILLSSGTVSYLGAFTVDYRVECQEQWHILCQEKKIPCSEDLTLTNTLGNQVAIRAWQIAGLPVDSFSTDNGIIVFNSRRWPLMIDPQGQANKWIKNMEKANKLAVIKMSDGNYVRILENSIQFGTPVLLENVGEELDPVLEPVLLKQTFKQQGVEYMKIGENIVEYSKDFLFYMTTGLRNPHYLPEVAVKVCLLNFMITPQGLQDQLLGLVAAKEKPELEEKKNQLILESAANNKQLKEIEDKILQVLSSSEGNILEDETAIKILSSSKILSEEISEKQKIASVTEKEIDDTRMGYRPVAEHSSILFFCISELANIEPMYQYSLTWFINLYLCSIAQSLKSDDLAERIDNILEHFTLSIYNNVCRSLFEKDKLLFSLLLTVGIMQGKGQVDDQVWRFLLTGGIALDNPYPNPAPEWLSEKSWSEIVRASKLPNLDDFFEHVQDNIPKWKKLYDSGKPHKDQLPDRWSNLVGMDRMIVIRCFRPDKLVPAVQDFIVDNMGQAYIEPPTFDLAGSYKDSNCCSPLIFVLSPGSDPTAGLLKFADDLEMGGSKIQTISLGQGQGPIAAQMINRAIKEGTWVVLQNCHLATSWMPTLERICEETITPETAHASFRLWLTSYPSDKFPVSILQNGLKMTNEPPKGIRANLMRSYLSHPISDPAFFSSSKKQVIWQKLLFGLTFFHALVQERRNFGPLGWNIPYEFNESDLRISMRQIQMFLDEYDEVPLEALTYLTGECNYGGRVTDDKDRRLLLSLLSIFYSWEVIEQECCHLCEGDLYYIPAHGPYQTYVSYIRSLPICADPCVFGLHSNADITKDNQETNQLLDGVLLTLPRQTGGGAKSPQEVVDELAEDILSKLPPDFDLQMVMDKYPVMYEESMNTVLRQEIIRFNRLTHVVRASLVNTRKALKGQIVMSAELENVFNSIMVGKVPAMWAAKSYPSLKPMGSYVTDLLARLQFLQDWIDNGPPTVFWLSGFYFTQSFLTGVSQNFARKYTIPIDYIGFEFEVTKEENHMDEKPEDGAYVRGLFMEGARWDRENMVIGESLPKILFDSLPIIKLKPGEMAKFLHENIYACPVYKTSARRGTLSTTGHSTNYVMPIELPSDKPQKHWINRGVACLCQLDD